A genomic window from Sorex araneus isolate mSorAra2 chromosome 2, mSorAra2.pri, whole genome shotgun sequence includes:
- the NRBP2 gene encoding nuclear receptor-binding protein 2 isoform X2, translating to MAAPEPTPRRGREREREDESEDESDILEESPCGRWQKRREQVNQGNMPGVQSTFLAMDTEEGVEVVWNELHFGDRKAFAAHEEKIQTMFEQLVLVDHPNIVKLHKYWLDASEARARVIFITEYVSSGSLKQFLKKTKKNHKAMNARAWKRWCTQILSALSFLHACSPPIIHGNLTSDTIFIQHNGLIKIGSVWHRIFSNALPDDLRSPILAEQEEQRNLHFFPPEYGEVADRTAVDIFSFGMCALEMAVLEIQANGDTRVTEEAIARARHSLSDANMREFILSCLARDPAHRPSAHNLLFHRVLFEVHSLKLLAAHCFIQHQYLMPENVVEEKTKAMDLHAVLAEIPRPPRPPLQWRYSEVSFLELDKFLEDVRNGIYPLMNFADARPLGLPRVLAPPPEEAQKAKTPTPEPFDSETRKVIHMQCNLERSEDKARWHLTLLLVLEDRLHRQLTYDLLPTDSAPDLAAELVHYGFLHEDDRTKLATFLESTFLKYRGAQP from the exons ATGGCGGCCCCGGAGCCTACGCCGAGGCGCGGCcgggagcgggagcgggaggACGAGAGCGAGGACGAGAGCGACATCCTGGAGGAGAGCCCGTGCGGCCGCTGGCAGAAGCGGCGCGAGCAG GTGAACCAGGGCAACATGCCGGGGGTCCAGAGTACCTTCCTGGCCATGGACacagaggagggggtggaggtggtgtgGAACGAGCTGCACTTCGGAGACAGGAAGGCCTTCGCTGCCCATGAG GAGAAGATCCAGACCATGTTCGAGCAGCTGGTGCTGGTGGATCACCCCAACATCGTCAAGCTGCACAAGTACTGGCTGGACGCCTCAGAAGCACGCGCCCGG GTCATCTTCATCACCGAGTACGTGTCCTCAGGGAGCCTCAAGCAGTTCCTCAAAAAGACTAAGAAGAACCATAAGGCCATGAATGCCCGG GCCTGGAAGCGCTGGTGCACACAGATCCTGTCTGCGCTCAG CTTTCTGCACGCCTGCAGCCCCCCCATCATCCACGGGAACCTGACCAGTGACACCATCTTTATCCAACACAACGGCCTCATCAAGATCGGCTCTG TGTGGCACCGCATCTTCTCCAATG CCCTTCCAGACGACCTCCGGAGCCCCATCCTGGCAGAGCAGGAGGAACAGCGGAACCTGCACTTCTTCCCTCCCGAATATGGCG AGGTGGCTGACAGGACCGCCGTGGACATCTTCTCCTTCGGAATGTGTGCTCTGGAG ATGGCCGTCCTGGAGATCCAAGCTAATGGGGACACGCGGGTCACTGAGGAGGCCATCGCTCGAGCCAGGCACTCGCTGAGTGATGCCAATATGCGG GAGTTCATCCTGTCCTGCCTGGCCCGGGACCCTGCACACCGACCCTCTGCCCACAACCTTCTGTTCCACCGGGTGCTGTTTGAGGTGCATTCGTTGAAGCTCCTGGCCGCCCACTGCTTCATCCAGCACCAGT ACCTCATGCCAGAGAACGTGGTGGAGGAGAAGACCAAGGCCATGGACCTGCACGCCGTCCTGGCAGAGATCCcgcggcccccgcggcccccgctgCAGTGGCG GTACTCGGAGGTATCCTTCCTAGAGCTGGACAAGTTCCTGGAGGATGTCAG AAATGGGATCTACCCCTTGATGAACTTTGCTGATGCTCGgcccctggggctgccccgggTGCTGGCCCCGCCGCCAGAGGAGGCCCAGAAAGCCAAAACCCCGACGCCGGAGCCCTTTGACTCAGAGACCAGGAAG GTGATCCATATGCAGTGTAACCTGGAGAGAAGCGAGGACAAGGCACGCTGGCAT CTCACTCTGCTTCTAGTGCTGGAGGACCGGCTGCACCGGCAGCTCACTTACGATCTGCTTCCAA CGGACAGTGCCCCGGACCTGGCGGCTGAGCTCGTCCATTATGGCTTCCTCCATGAG GACGACCGGACAAAGCTGGCCACTTTCCTGGAGAGCACCTTCCTCAAGTACCGGGGTGCTCAGCCCTGA
- the NRBP2 gene encoding nuclear receptor-binding protein 2 isoform X1 produces MAAPEPTPRRGREREREDESEDESDILEESPCGRWQKRREQVNQGNMPGVQSTFLAMDTEEGVEVVWNELHFGDRKAFAAHEEKIQTMFEQLVLVDHPNIVKLHKYWLDASEARARVIFITEYVSSGSLKQFLKKTKKNHKAMNARAWKRWCTQILSALSFLHACSPPIIHGNLTSDTIFIQHNGLIKIGSVWHRIFSNALPDDLRSPILAEQEEQRNLHFFPPEYGEVADRTAVDIFSFGMCALEMAVLEIQANGDTRVTEEAIARARHSLSDANMREFILSCLARDPAHRPSAHNLLFHRVLFEVHSLKLLAAHCFIQHQYLMPENVVEEKTKAMDLHAVLAEIPRPPRPPLQWRYSEVSFLELDKFLEDVSHPWSVPRNGIYPLMNFADARPLGLPRVLAPPPEEAQKAKTPTPEPFDSETRKVIHMQCNLERSEDKARWHLTLLLVLEDRLHRQLTYDLLPTDSAPDLAAELVHYGFLHEDDRTKLATFLESTFLKYRGAQP; encoded by the exons ATGGCGGCCCCGGAGCCTACGCCGAGGCGCGGCcgggagcgggagcgggaggACGAGAGCGAGGACGAGAGCGACATCCTGGAGGAGAGCCCGTGCGGCCGCTGGCAGAAGCGGCGCGAGCAG GTGAACCAGGGCAACATGCCGGGGGTCCAGAGTACCTTCCTGGCCATGGACacagaggagggggtggaggtggtgtgGAACGAGCTGCACTTCGGAGACAGGAAGGCCTTCGCTGCCCATGAG GAGAAGATCCAGACCATGTTCGAGCAGCTGGTGCTGGTGGATCACCCCAACATCGTCAAGCTGCACAAGTACTGGCTGGACGCCTCAGAAGCACGCGCCCGG GTCATCTTCATCACCGAGTACGTGTCCTCAGGGAGCCTCAAGCAGTTCCTCAAAAAGACTAAGAAGAACCATAAGGCCATGAATGCCCGG GCCTGGAAGCGCTGGTGCACACAGATCCTGTCTGCGCTCAG CTTTCTGCACGCCTGCAGCCCCCCCATCATCCACGGGAACCTGACCAGTGACACCATCTTTATCCAACACAACGGCCTCATCAAGATCGGCTCTG TGTGGCACCGCATCTTCTCCAATG CCCTTCCAGACGACCTCCGGAGCCCCATCCTGGCAGAGCAGGAGGAACAGCGGAACCTGCACTTCTTCCCTCCCGAATATGGCG AGGTGGCTGACAGGACCGCCGTGGACATCTTCTCCTTCGGAATGTGTGCTCTGGAG ATGGCCGTCCTGGAGATCCAAGCTAATGGGGACACGCGGGTCACTGAGGAGGCCATCGCTCGAGCCAGGCACTCGCTGAGTGATGCCAATATGCGG GAGTTCATCCTGTCCTGCCTGGCCCGGGACCCTGCACACCGACCCTCTGCCCACAACCTTCTGTTCCACCGGGTGCTGTTTGAGGTGCATTCGTTGAAGCTCCTGGCCGCCCACTGCTTCATCCAGCACCAGT ACCTCATGCCAGAGAACGTGGTGGAGGAGAAGACCAAGGCCATGGACCTGCACGCCGTCCTGGCAGAGATCCcgcggcccccgcggcccccgctgCAGTGGCG GTACTCGGAGGTATCCTTCCTAGAGCTGGACAAGTTCCTGGAGGATGTCAG CCACCCCTGGTCTGTCCCCAGAAATGGGATCTACCCCTTGATGAACTTTGCTGATGCTCGgcccctggggctgccccgggTGCTGGCCCCGCCGCCAGAGGAGGCCCAGAAAGCCAAAACCCCGACGCCGGAGCCCTTTGACTCAGAGACCAGGAAG GTGATCCATATGCAGTGTAACCTGGAGAGAAGCGAGGACAAGGCACGCTGGCAT CTCACTCTGCTTCTAGTGCTGGAGGACCGGCTGCACCGGCAGCTCACTTACGATCTGCTTCCAA CGGACAGTGCCCCGGACCTGGCGGCTGAGCTCGTCCATTATGGCTTCCTCCATGAG GACGACCGGACAAAGCTGGCCACTTTCCTGGAGAGCACCTTCCTCAAGTACCGGGGTGCTCAGCCCTGA